From a single Candidatus Izimaplasma bacterium HR1 genomic region:
- the eno gene encoding Enolase, which produces MPYITDVYAREVLDSRGNPTIEVEVYTDSGAFGRALVPSGASTGEHEAVELRDGVKSRYLGKGVEKAVKNVNEIIAPEVLGLDVSQQVLIDKVMIDLDGTKNKSKLGANAILGVSMACARAAADYVGLPLYLYLGGFNAKELPTPMMNIINGGSHADNNVDFQEFMIMPVGAPTFKEALRTGAEVFHALKAVLKAKGYNTSVGDEGGFAPNLGSNEEAIVVILEAIKKAGYEAGKDVMLAMDVASSEFYNKEKGVYVLAGEGGKELTATQLADFYVELVDKYPIISIEDGLDENDWDGWKVLTEKLGKKIQLVGDDLFVTNTEKLARGINEGIANSILIKVNQIGTLTETFQAIEMAKKAGYTAVVSHRSGETEDSTIADIAVATNSGQIKTGSLSRTDRIAKYNQLLRIEDELGEVSIYNGIASFYNLK; this is translated from the coding sequence ATGCCATACATTACTGATGTATACGCAAGAGAAGTATTAGATTCACGTGGTAACCCAACTATCGAAGTTGAGGTATATACAGATTCAGGTGCATTTGGTAGAGCTTTAGTACCTAGTGGAGCTTCAACAGGAGAACACGAAGCAGTTGAATTACGTGATGGAGTTAAATCTAGATATTTAGGAAAAGGTGTAGAGAAAGCTGTTAAAAATGTTAACGAAATTATCGCACCAGAAGTATTAGGTTTAGACGTTTCACAACAAGTATTAATTGACAAAGTTATGATTGACTTAGACGGAACAAAAAATAAAAGTAAATTAGGAGCTAACGCAATTTTAGGTGTTTCAATGGCATGTGCTAGAGCGGCAGCTGATTACGTAGGATTACCTCTTTACTTATACTTAGGTGGATTCAATGCAAAAGAATTACCAACTCCAATGATGAACATCATCAATGGTGGATCTCATGCAGATAATAACGTAGATTTCCAAGAATTTATGATTATGCCTGTAGGTGCTCCAACTTTTAAAGAAGCTTTAAGAACTGGTGCTGAAGTATTCCATGCATTAAAAGCTGTATTAAAAGCAAAAGGTTATAACACTTCAGTAGGTGACGAAGGTGGATTCGCTCCAAACTTAGGATCTAATGAAGAAGCAATCGTAGTAATCTTAGAAGCAATTAAAAAAGCAGGATACGAAGCAGGTAAAGACGTTATGTTAGCAATGGACGTTGCTTCAAGTGAATTCTACAACAAAGAAAAAGGTGTTTATGTATTAGCTGGTGAAGGTGGAAAAGAATTAACTGCAACTCAGTTAGCTGATTTCTATGTAGAATTAGTAGATAAATATCCAATCATCTCAATTGAAGATGGTTTAGATGAAAATGATTGGGACGGATGGAAAGTCTTAACTGAAAAATTAGGTAAAAAAATCCAATTAGTAGGTGACGATTTATTCGTAACAAATACTGAAAAATTAGCAAGAGGTATCAATGAAGGTATCGCTAACAGTATCTTAATTAAAGTAAACCAAATCGGTACTTTAACTGAAACTTTCCAAGCTATTGAAATGGCTAAGAAAGCTGGATACACTGCAGTAGTATCACACAGAAGTGGTGAAACAGAAGATTCAACAATCGCTGACATCGCAGTTGCTACTAACTCAGGACAAATCAAAACTGGTTCATTATCAAGAACTGATCGTATTGCAAAATACAATCAATTATTAAGAATTGAAGATGAATTAGGAGAGGTTTCAATCTATAACGGAATCGCTTCATTCTATAACTTAAAATAA
- the bacE gene encoding Putative bacilysin exporter BacE produces the protein MRDLFRNTNYALLFTGNFVSEIGNVLFGFVAALYVIDITGGSAILLAVFLGLGALVRLLFSPIAGVLVDRWDKVKIIYLTDFIRGSIFIATAYIIFGGVDNTTAVIVLLIVTILSGIISAFFGPAVTSATPEIVGLDKVQQANGANSIILSITMIMGVVLGAATFGIFPFYIALLINGISFILSGVSEMFIKSEHKQEIPDHEPPHMIDDIKIGFNYIKKKEGLLRLMTYSLFLNFAFTPLFSVGVPFLFRDELKKGAWELARVDIVFGIAMMAAGLVVGSIVLKSMTKIIRVSLMFLSASFILVAVNIYLLTNGTISYNVFYIIILVLHVSMATAMMATNVPLNTGMIKVIDPELRGKVFSTIGAISGGAVPIAIFLSGPIIALTNVAFLGVICSLILLVPTIGFLFDKKVKTLLEGIEEDSKIIDSKFSQEVVPEGA, from the coding sequence ATGAGAGATTTGTTTAGAAATACAAATTATGCATTGTTATTTACAGGTAACTTTGTGTCTGAAATAGGAAATGTTTTATTCGGATTTGTGGCTGCGCTATATGTAATTGATATAACTGGTGGAAGCGCAATTTTATTAGCAGTATTTTTAGGTTTAGGAGCTTTAGTAAGACTACTGTTTAGTCCTATTGCAGGTGTTTTAGTTGATCGATGGGATAAAGTTAAAATTATTTATCTGACAGACTTTATCAGAGGGTCGATTTTCATAGCTACTGCATACATAATCTTTGGTGGTGTGGATAACACTACAGCGGTAATTGTTTTGTTAATAGTCACAATATTATCAGGGATTATTAGTGCTTTTTTCGGGCCAGCAGTTACATCTGCTACACCAGAAATTGTTGGGCTTGATAAAGTTCAACAAGCAAATGGAGCAAATAGTATAATTCTGAGTATAACTATGATTATGGGGGTAGTACTAGGAGCTGCAACATTCGGAATATTTCCGTTCTATATAGCTTTACTTATAAATGGGATTTCATTTATTCTATCTGGAGTAAGTGAAATGTTTATAAAATCAGAACATAAACAAGAAATTCCAGATCATGAACCTCCTCACATGATAGATGATATTAAAATAGGATTTAACTATATTAAGAAAAAAGAGGGATTACTAAGACTGATGACTTATAGTCTATTCTTAAATTTTGCGTTCACACCACTTTTTAGTGTTGGAGTACCTTTCCTATTTAGAGATGAATTAAAAAAAGGTGCATGGGAGTTGGCAAGAGTTGATATTGTATTTGGTATTGCTATGATGGCTGCAGGATTAGTTGTAGGTAGTATTGTTTTGAAATCAATGACGAAAATCATAAGAGTTAGTCTAATGTTCTTATCTGCAAGTTTTATCCTAGTTGCAGTAAATATATATCTATTAACTAATGGAACAATCTCATATAATGTATTCTATATTATTATATTAGTCCTTCACGTTTCGATGGCAACCGCAATGATGGCTACAAATGTACCTTTAAATACAGGAATGATTAAAGTAATAGATCCTGAACTTAGAGGGAAAGTATTTAGTACAATCGGCGCAATAAGTGGTGGTGCTGTACCAATTGCTATCTTCTTAAGTGGACCAATTATTGCCTTAACAAATGTTGCGTTTTTAGGAGTTATCTGTTCGTTAATACTATTAGTTCCAACGATTGGATTCTTATTTGATAAGAAAGTAAAAACTCTTCTTGAAGGAATTGAAGAAGACTCTAAAATTATTGATTCAAAGTTTAGCCAAGAAGTGGTACCTGAAGGAGCATAA
- a CDS encoding putative calcium/sodium:proton antiporter: MFLLILEYLLLAFIVIFATSRLSYFIDELDKKTHISGALIGGVLLATVTSMPEFITSITSTVRLGEPGLAFGNVFGSNIFNIVILAVADIIFIKHMFFNKVKTQRKTNALVILMYIVFMIPLILSGFTGLDYNSFTINILLIFNVISLVIVVIYLFSIKAMNEDETEQSEEVSKLSYKKIGISFVLWSVVVIVSSFFVTIVANNLGTELNLGSSFAGAIFLGVATSLPELTAVMTLMKLRNYEAALGNIIGSNIFNMTIISVVDIINVKEDIFKELVDNRAVRENISYLLILGLINSIILMLALIRKDEKSKITYIIPSVLILVAYFIYIGLSL; encoded by the coding sequence ATGTTCTTATTAATTTTAGAATATTTGCTATTAGCATTTATCGTAATATTCGCAACGAGTAGATTAAGTTATTTTATCGATGAACTCGATAAAAAAACTCATATTAGTGGAGCCTTAATTGGTGGGGTACTATTGGCAACTGTTACAAGTATGCCTGAATTTATTACTAGTATTACTTCAACAGTAAGACTTGGAGAACCTGGATTAGCATTTGGGAATGTTTTTGGTAGTAATATATTCAATATTGTAATACTAGCTGTAGCTGACATTATCTTCATTAAACATATGTTCTTTAATAAAGTTAAAACTCAACGAAAAACTAATGCGTTAGTTATATTGATGTATATTGTATTTATGATTCCATTAATACTAAGTGGATTTACTGGCTTAGACTACAATTCATTTACAATAAATATTTTATTAATATTTAATGTAATATCACTAGTTATAGTAGTAATATATTTATTTAGCATCAAAGCAATGAATGAGGACGAAACAGAACAAAGTGAAGAAGTTAGTAAACTATCTTATAAAAAGATCGGTATTTCCTTTGTCTTATGGTCTGTAGTAGTTATTGTATCTAGTTTCTTTGTAACAATTGTTGCAAATAATTTAGGTACTGAGTTAAATTTAGGAAGCAGTTTTGCTGGAGCAATCTTCTTAGGAGTTGCAACTAGTTTACCTGAATTAACTGCAGTTATGACTTTAATGAAATTGAGAAATTATGAAGCAGCGCTAGGTAATATTATTGGTAGTAATATCTTTAATATGACGATAATTAGTGTTGTAGATATCATAAATGTTAAGGAAGATATTTTTAAAGAATTAGTTGATAATCGAGCAGTTCGAGAAAATATATCTTACCTCTTGATTTTAGGGCTAATTAACTCTATAATATTAATGTTAGCTTTAATTAGAAAAGATGAAAAAAGTAAAATTACGTATATAATTCCAAGTGTATTAATCTTGGTAGCATATTTTATATACATTGGATTAAGTTTATAG
- a CDS encoding preprotein translocase subunit SecG: MRPIDMILLLVALMLITLVVMQSSKDSAANAFSGEKSELFNNQKQRGYELILNRVTTVVGISFVVLSIVAIAI, from the coding sequence ATGAGACCAATTGATATGATTTTATTATTAGTAGCATTAATGTTAATTACATTAGTTGTTATGCAAAGTTCAAAAGATAGTGCTGCAAATGCTTTTAGTGGGGAAAAGAGTGAATTATTCAACAACCAAAAGCAACGTGGATATGAATTGATACTAAATCGTGTTACAACAGTAGTTGGAATATCGTTTGTAGTATTGAGTATTGTCGCAATCGCTATTTAA
- the rnr gene encoding Ribonuclease R, whose product MKDRIIEYLRSEDNKKATVEELREVFHISSGPDLVLLMKTINELIDQAELIESSRHELTLIENTNFLVGRLMLKPRGFGFVIPKDPSRNDVYIGKKDINDAMNNDVVLVHIEKYGYGVRQEGIIRKVLERKYTHIIGTMMFRNGMGYVISDDKTINTDIIVKKENLNGSQKFDKVRCRILNYSLRGKIEATVTDVLGNKNDSGVDILSKILKYNVDPVFSEEVLEAANKFTGVKPEDYKDRKDLTNEVIITIDGDDAKDFDDAVQVKTLSNGNFFLGVSIADVSHYVTKGSILDKEAYQRGTSVYLPGRVIPMLPENLSNGVCSLRPDEERLTLTCEMEIDQSGKVVKYEIYPSVIKSNRRMTYNKINKIFMGDVDLAEEYVDLVGTFYEMRNLAKILKKKRAEFGSINFETDESYITLDENGKAIDIQLRDRGISESIIEEFMLKANQVVAEHVHWLNLPFIYRVHDKPTEEKLNRLLSMASALGYQVKAKNEISNFELQKLVEKVHGTEAEKGINLLMLRSMQKAIYSELNLGHYGLSFKFYTHFTSPIRRYPDLIVHRLLREYLFKGNQSTEVIDYYNEKMKEIAAQASETERRAVLLEREVVDMKKAEYISGYINKRFDGIIGSVTSFGLYVSLPNTVEGLVHITQLTDDYYHYDESLMLLVGERKKKIYRVGDKVTIQVMNANITDGEVDFKIV is encoded by the coding sequence ATGAAAGACAGAATTATAGAATATCTACGCAGTGAAGATAATAAAAAAGCAACTGTTGAAGAACTTCGTGAAGTTTTTCATATTTCGTCGGGTCCAGATTTAGTTTTATTAATGAAGACAATTAATGAATTAATAGATCAGGCTGAGCTTATTGAAAGTAGTAGACATGAACTTACCTTAATTGAAAATACTAACTTCTTAGTAGGTAGACTAATGTTAAAACCAAGAGGGTTTGGGTTTGTTATCCCCAAGGACCCTTCAAGAAATGATGTTTATATAGGTAAGAAAGACATAAATGATGCAATGAATAATGACGTTGTCTTAGTTCATATTGAAAAATATGGATATGGTGTAAGACAAGAAGGAATTATTAGAAAAGTATTAGAAAGAAAATATACACATATTATTGGAACTATGATGTTTAGAAATGGTATGGGGTATGTGATTAGTGATGATAAAACTATTAATACCGATATTATTGTAAAAAAAGAAAACCTTAATGGTTCTCAAAAGTTTGATAAAGTTAGATGTAGAATACTTAACTACTCATTAAGAGGGAAAATAGAAGCAACAGTAACTGATGTTCTTGGAAACAAGAACGATAGTGGTGTTGATATCTTAAGTAAGATATTAAAATATAATGTCGATCCTGTATTTAGTGAGGAAGTGCTTGAAGCGGCAAATAAGTTCACAGGGGTTAAACCTGAAGACTACAAAGATAGAAAAGACTTAACTAATGAAGTAATCATCACTATTGATGGTGATGATGCCAAAGACTTTGATGACGCAGTTCAAGTGAAAACTCTTTCTAATGGTAATTTCTTCTTAGGTGTAAGTATTGCTGACGTTAGCCACTATGTGACTAAAGGAAGTATCTTAGATAAAGAGGCCTATCAAAGAGGAACTAGTGTTTATTTACCCGGTAGAGTTATCCCAATGTTACCAGAGAATCTAAGTAACGGTGTTTGTTCTTTACGACCTGATGAAGAAAGACTAACTCTTACATGTGAAATGGAAATAGATCAAAGTGGTAAAGTAGTTAAATATGAGATATATCCATCTGTTATAAAATCTAATAGAAGAATGACATATAATAAAATCAATAAAATCTTTATGGGTGATGTTGATTTAGCTGAGGAATATGTTGATTTAGTTGGTACATTCTATGAAATGAGAAACCTAGCCAAAATCTTGAAAAAGAAAAGAGCAGAGTTTGGTAGTATCAATTTTGAAACAGATGAATCATATATTACATTAGATGAAAATGGTAAAGCAATAGATATTCAATTACGTGATAGAGGAATCAGTGAGAGTATCATTGAAGAATTTATGTTAAAAGCAAATCAGGTAGTTGCAGAACATGTTCACTGGTTAAATTTACCGTTTATATACAGGGTTCATGATAAACCGACCGAAGAGAAACTTAATCGTTTATTATCAATGGCAAGTGCTTTAGGTTATCAAGTCAAAGCTAAGAATGAAATTAGTAATTTTGAACTTCAAAAGCTAGTTGAAAAAGTTCATGGAACAGAAGCTGAAAAAGGAATCAACTTATTAATGCTTCGTAGTATGCAAAAGGCAATCTATAGCGAACTAAACTTAGGACATTACGGTCTAAGCTTTAAATTCTATACTCATTTTACAAGTCCAATTAGACGTTATCCAGACTTGATTGTTCATCGTTTATTAAGAGAGTATTTGTTTAAGGGAAATCAATCAACTGAAGTGATTGACTACTATAATGAGAAAATGAAGGAAATTGCAGCTCAAGCAAGTGAAACAGAACGACGTGCTGTTCTCTTAGAAAGAGAAGTCGTTGATATGAAAAAAGCTGAATATATATCAGGTTATATTAATAAAAGATTTGATGGTATAATAGGCAGTGTTACGAGTTTTGGACTTTATGTTTCGTTACCAAATACTGTAGAAGGATTAGTTCATATCACCCAATTAACAGATGATTATTATCACTACGATGAAAGTCTTATGCTGCTAGTTGGGGAAAGAAAAAAGAAAATCTACCGTGTTGGAGATAAAGTAACAATTCAAGTAATGAATGCTAATATTACAGACGGAGAAGTTGATTTTAAGATAGTTTAG
- the smpB gene encoding SsrA-binding protein yields MKIIASNKKAKFNYFLLDATEVGIVLKGTEIKSIRANKVNIGDAYCIIRNEEMFIVNMHISAYDHGNVFNHNETRSRKLLLHKKQIIKMNNKVMQEDLSIIPTKVYMEKGLCKLEISLAKGKKNYDKRQSIKERDDKRNIDRRLKERY; encoded by the coding sequence ATGAAAATTATTGCAAGTAACAAGAAAGCAAAATTTAATTACTTTTTGTTAGATGCTACTGAAGTAGGTATAGTTTTAAAAGGTACTGAAATCAAAAGTATTAGAGCAAACAAAGTAAATATAGGTGATGCTTACTGTATAATAAGAAACGAAGAAATGTTTATCGTGAATATGCATATTTCAGCATATGATCATGGTAACGTTTTTAATCATAACGAAACTAGATCAAGAAAACTTTTATTACATAAAAAGCAAATTATCAAAATGAACAATAAAGTTATGCAAGAAGATTTATCGATAATCCCTACAAAAGTTTATATGGAAAAAGGACTTTGCAAATTAGAGATATCCCTTGCTAAAGGTAAGAAAAACTATGACAAACGTCAAAGTATCAAAGAACGTGATGATAAAAGAAATATTGATCGTAGACTTAAGGAGCGATATTAG
- a CDS encoding Sulfite exporter TauE/SafE — protein sequence MFEISILLMIVIFMFGAFLKGWAGFGTNLVVPPLLLFLSRFDNSKEIMVIVVTVNLFLNIYMIIQGKNFNLKFIKEIWILVLFGTVFSIVGLLFLDAINESSFKILLGSMIILVTLNRIFKLKFHFKELNWKHYSITGVISGILNGMFGLGGIPVLILLGSSKMDKKVFKSTLVTYFLVMNIIYIITHGFIGSSYNTFIINNILIVFAFAVGACVFGVYLSGRVSDKIFQRVMNFVLIIFGSNLIYVGIFGKHIFTIFS from the coding sequence GTGTTTGAAATTTCCATACTATTAATGATTGTAATATTTATGTTTGGGGCCTTTTTAAAAGGATGGGCTGGATTTGGAACAAATCTAGTTGTACCACCGTTATTACTTTTCTTATCAAGATTTGATAACTCAAAAGAGATAATGGTTATCGTTGTAACAGTAAACTTGTTCTTGAACATATATATGATAATTCAAGGTAAGAACTTCAACTTAAAGTTTATAAAAGAAATATGGATTTTAGTACTCTTTGGGACAGTCTTTAGCATTGTTGGATTACTCTTCCTCGATGCAATTAATGAATCTTCGTTTAAAATATTACTTGGATCAATGATTATTCTAGTAACTCTAAATAGAATATTTAAACTAAAATTCCATTTCAAAGAGTTGAACTGGAAGCACTATAGTATAACTGGCGTTATTTCAGGAATATTAAACGGGATGTTTGGTTTAGGAGGAATTCCAGTATTAATTCTACTAGGTTCATCAAAAATGGATAAGAAGGTATTTAAATCGACATTAGTAACGTATTTCCTTGTAATGAATATTATTTATATTATCACTCATGGATTTATTGGGAGTAGTTATAACACGTTTATTATTAATAATATATTGATTGTTTTCGCTTTCGCAGTGGGTGCTTGTGTATTTGGAGTCTATCTATCTGGTCGAGTAAGTGATAAAATCTTCCAAAGAGTTATGAATTTTGTTTTAATAATTTTTGGTAGTAACTTAATCTATGTAGGTATATTTGGAAAACACATTTTCACAATATTTTCATAG